The following proteins are co-located in the Castor canadensis chromosome 5, mCasCan1.hap1v2, whole genome shotgun sequence genome:
- the Snx5 gene encoding sorting nexin-5 isoform X1, whose protein sequence is MAAVPELLQQQEEDRSKLRSVSVDLNVDPSLQIDIPDALSERDKVKFTVHTKTTLPTFQSPEFSVTRQHEDFVWLHDTLIETADYAGLIIPPAPTKPDFDGPREKMQKLGEGEGSMTKEEFAKMKQELEAEYLAVFKKTVSSHEVFLQRLSSHPVLSKDRNFHVFLEYDQDLSVRRKNTKEMFGGFFKSVVKSADEVLFSGVKEVDDFFEQEKNFLINYYNRIKDSCAKADKMTRSHKSVADDYIHTAACLHSLALEEPTVIKKYLLKVAELFEKLRKVEGRVSSDEDLKLTELLRYYMLNIEAAKDLLYRRTKALIDYENSNKALDKARLKSKDVKLAEAHQQECCRKFEQLSESAKEELINFKRKRVAAFRKNLIEMSELEIKHARNNVSLLQSCIDLFKNN, encoded by the exons ATGGCCGCGGTTCCCGAGTTGCtgcagcagcaggaggaggacCGCAGCAAG CTGAGATCTGTGTCTGTGGACCTGAATGTTGATCCCTCACTTCAGATTGACATACCTGATGCACTCAGCGAGAGAGATAAGGTCAAATTTACAGTGCACACCAAG ACCACACTGCCCACATTTCAGAGCCCAGAGTTTTCTGTTACAAGGCAACATGAAGACTTTGTGTGGCTACACGATACTCTTATTGAAACAGCAGATTATGCGGGGCTTATT ATTCCTCCTGCTCCTACAAAACCAGATTTTGATGGCCCTCGAGAGAAGATGCAGAAattgggagagggagaagggtcTATGACCAAAGAAGAATTTGCCAAGATGAAGCAAGAACTGGAAGC TGAGTATCTTGCTGTCTTTAAGAagactgtgtcctcacatgaagTCTTTCTTCAGCGGCTTTCTTCTCACCCTGTTCTCAGTAAAGATCGCAACTTTCATGTATTCCTGGAATATGATCAGGAT cTAAGCGTTAGGCGGAAAAATACCAAAGAGATGTTTGGTGGCTTTTTTAAAAGTGTGGTGAAAAGTGCTGATGAAGTTCTTTTTTCTGGAGTCAAG gAAGTGGACGACTTCTTTGAGCAAGAGAAGAACTTCCTTATTAACTATTACAACAGGATCAAGGATTCCTGTGCTAAAGCTGACAAAATGACCAGATCTCATAAAA GTGTTGCTGATGACTATATCCACACTGCAGCCTGCTTGCATAGCCTGGCCTTAGAAGAGCCCACAGTCATCAAAAA GTACCTATTGAAGGTTGCTGAACTATTTGAAAAACTTAGG aaagtaGAGGGTCGAGTTTCATCAGATGAAGATTTAAAGCTGACAGAGCTCCTGCGATACTACATGCTCAACATAGAGGCTGCAAAG GATCTCTTATACAGGCGTACCAAAGCCCTTATTGACTATGAGAACTCAAACAAAGCTTTGGACAAAGCCCGGTTGAAAAGCAAAGATGTCAAGTTGGCTGAGGCACACCAGCAGGAATGCTGCCGGAAATTTGAACAGCTTTCTGAGTCTGCAAAAGAAG aACTAATAAATTTCAAACGGAAGAGAGTGGCAGCATTTAGAAAGAATCTAATTGAAATGTCTGAACTGGAAATAAAGCACGCCAGA aaCAATGTCTCCCTCTTGCAGAGCTGCATTGACTTGTTCAAGAACAACTGA
- the Snx5 gene encoding sorting nexin-5 isoform X2, protein MSHQLRSVSVDLNVDPSLQIDIPDALSERDKVKFTVHTKTTLPTFQSPEFSVTRQHEDFVWLHDTLIETADYAGLIIPPAPTKPDFDGPREKMQKLGEGEGSMTKEEFAKMKQELEAEYLAVFKKTVSSHEVFLQRLSSHPVLSKDRNFHVFLEYDQDLSVRRKNTKEMFGGFFKSVVKSADEVLFSGVKEVDDFFEQEKNFLINYYNRIKDSCAKADKMTRSHKSVADDYIHTAACLHSLALEEPTVIKKYLLKVAELFEKLRKVEGRVSSDEDLKLTELLRYYMLNIEAAKDLLYRRTKALIDYENSNKALDKARLKSKDVKLAEAHQQECCRKFEQLSESAKEELINFKRKRVAAFRKNLIEMSELEIKHARNNVSLLQSCIDLFKNN, encoded by the exons atgagccaccag CTGAGATCTGTGTCTGTGGACCTGAATGTTGATCCCTCACTTCAGATTGACATACCTGATGCACTCAGCGAGAGAGATAAGGTCAAATTTACAGTGCACACCAAG ACCACACTGCCCACATTTCAGAGCCCAGAGTTTTCTGTTACAAGGCAACATGAAGACTTTGTGTGGCTACACGATACTCTTATTGAAACAGCAGATTATGCGGGGCTTATT ATTCCTCCTGCTCCTACAAAACCAGATTTTGATGGCCCTCGAGAGAAGATGCAGAAattgggagagggagaagggtcTATGACCAAAGAAGAATTTGCCAAGATGAAGCAAGAACTGGAAGC TGAGTATCTTGCTGTCTTTAAGAagactgtgtcctcacatgaagTCTTTCTTCAGCGGCTTTCTTCTCACCCTGTTCTCAGTAAAGATCGCAACTTTCATGTATTCCTGGAATATGATCAGGAT cTAAGCGTTAGGCGGAAAAATACCAAAGAGATGTTTGGTGGCTTTTTTAAAAGTGTGGTGAAAAGTGCTGATGAAGTTCTTTTTTCTGGAGTCAAG gAAGTGGACGACTTCTTTGAGCAAGAGAAGAACTTCCTTATTAACTATTACAACAGGATCAAGGATTCCTGTGCTAAAGCTGACAAAATGACCAGATCTCATAAAA GTGTTGCTGATGACTATATCCACACTGCAGCCTGCTTGCATAGCCTGGCCTTAGAAGAGCCCACAGTCATCAAAAA GTACCTATTGAAGGTTGCTGAACTATTTGAAAAACTTAGG aaagtaGAGGGTCGAGTTTCATCAGATGAAGATTTAAAGCTGACAGAGCTCCTGCGATACTACATGCTCAACATAGAGGCTGCAAAG GATCTCTTATACAGGCGTACCAAAGCCCTTATTGACTATGAGAACTCAAACAAAGCTTTGGACAAAGCCCGGTTGAAAAGCAAAGATGTCAAGTTGGCTGAGGCACACCAGCAGGAATGCTGCCGGAAATTTGAACAGCTTTCTGAGTCTGCAAAAGAAG aACTAATAAATTTCAAACGGAAGAGAGTGGCAGCATTTAGAAAGAATCTAATTGAAATGTCTGAACTGGAAATAAAGCACGCCAGA aaCAATGTCTCCCTCTTGCAGAGCTGCATTGACTTGTTCAAGAACAACTGA